A window from Rhodocyclaceae bacterium encodes these proteins:
- a CDS encoding prepilin-type N-terminal cleavage/methylation domain-containing protein — MRTHQRGFTLIEIAIVLVIIGLLLGGVLKGQELITSARVRNLISVQDGVKAAFFGFQDRFRAYPGDYNQASQNIANMTTTCGGGNGNGNGVIDATPVLESILAWEHLSKAGFITGTFDCNTTESLSTTPNNPYNVFLQLVFDGAYGSATSAQRHNLKTGAQIPVEIIAEVDRKIDDGRPFSGSFQFSTYRGNGAAAPQVGATAAAPNCANTTGAGIWNSTNGESNCGGAVVF; from the coding sequence GTGCGCACGCATCAACGTGGCTTCACCCTGATCGAGATCGCGATCGTGCTGGTCATCATCGGCCTGCTGCTGGGCGGCGTGCTGAAGGGTCAGGAACTGATCACCAGTGCCCGTGTGCGCAACCTGATCTCCGTGCAGGATGGCGTCAAGGCGGCTTTCTTCGGCTTCCAGGATCGCTTCCGCGCGTATCCCGGCGACTACAACCAGGCCTCGCAGAACATCGCCAACATGACAACCACGTGCGGCGGCGGCAATGGCAACGGCAACGGCGTGATCGACGCGACGCCGGTGCTCGAGTCGATACTCGCCTGGGAACACCTGTCGAAAGCGGGGTTCATCACCGGCACATTCGACTGCAACACGACCGAGTCGCTGTCGACCACGCCCAACAACCCGTACAACGTCTTCCTCCAGCTGGTGTTCGATGGCGCCTACGGGTCGGCAACCAGCGCCCAGCGCCACAACCTGAAGACGGGCGCGCAGATCCCGGTCGAGATCATCGCCGAGGTCGACCGCAAGATCGACGACGGCAGGCCATTCTCCGGGTCTTTCCAGTTCTCCACGTATCGTGGCAACGGTGCCGCCGCGCCCCAGGTTGGCGCCACCGCTGCGGCGCCTAACTGCGCGAACACGACCGGCGCGGGCATCTGGAACTCGACGAACGGAGAGTCGAACTGCGGCGGCGCCGTCGTCTTCTGA
- a CDS encoding ABC transporter permease: MSVPRSPELIASHGARQARRLLAVVRFTLLEACRSPLPWLLLAALGCALAASAFAASLALTEGARFQAALLAGGVRIAWVFILAVYVIASLAREMNERGFEVALGLELDRATWVLGKLAGFLLPALASALLLLPVLATIASPAAAAAWCLSLAFELAIVVAAALFFTLSLGSVSAAAVLTAGFYLLARTIDALLLIVSSSPLIAPGAWRALAESALGAFAWLLPALGRFAQGSWLADQAPTAPALALMGLQCAAYVALLSTAALVDFHRRDL; encoded by the coding sequence ATGTCCGTCCCGCGTAGTCCGGAACTGATCGCCAGCCATGGCGCCAGGCAGGCCCGACGACTGCTCGCGGTGGTCCGCTTCACCCTGCTGGAGGCCTGTCGGTCGCCGCTGCCATGGCTGCTGCTGGCGGCGCTCGGCTGTGCGCTGGCCGCGAGCGCATTCGCTGCCTCGCTGGCGCTCACCGAGGGCGCACGCTTCCAGGCCGCACTTCTCGCTGGCGGAGTCCGCATCGCGTGGGTGTTCATCCTCGCAGTCTATGTCATTGCAAGCCTCGCCCGCGAGATGAACGAACGCGGTTTCGAGGTCGCACTCGGGCTGGAACTCGACCGCGCGACCTGGGTGCTAGGCAAGCTCGCCGGTTTCCTGCTGCCCGCCCTCGCTTCGGCGCTGCTGCTCCTTCCCGTGCTCGCGACGATCGCATCGCCCGCCGCGGCTGCGGCATGGTGCCTGTCGCTGGCGTTCGAGCTGGCGATCGTCGTTGCCGCCGCGCTCTTTTTCACCCTCAGCCTGGGCAGTGTGTCGGCCGCGGCCGTGCTGACCGCAGGCTTCTACCTGCTCGCACGGACGATCGACGCGCTGCTGCTTATCGTGTCGTCTTCACCGCTGATCGCCCCCGGCGCGTGGCGCGCGCTCGCCGAGTCCGCTCTCGGCGCATTCGCATGGCTGCTGCCCGCGCTCGGACGCTTCGCGCAGGGCAGTTGGCTGGCCGACCAGGCGCCAACCGCCCCGGCACTGGCGCTGATGGGACTGCAGTGCGCGGCGTACGTCGCTCTTCTCTCGACGGCGGCTCTCGTCGACTTCCACCGGCGCGACCTGTGA